From one Chlamydiifrater phoenicopteri genomic stretch:
- a CDS encoding ABC transporter ATP-binding protein, protein MNSSYPLLKVHKLSIHHELLSGEKHAIVEDISFSIDPGHRFALVGESGSGKTMISKAIASFLPKKCKIYAGEVLFDNIDVSTLSQKEVQKLRGKRISYIPQNAIGALTPSLKVGYQLIEPLMYHLNLTKEEALDKALSLLENVKIANPKRCLSLYPFELSGGMRQRVVIAIALSCKPDLIIADEPTTALDSVSQWKVLSILNDLSKEYRSSLLLITHNLSIVPELCEHVAVMKSGKIVEMGSVHKVFSNPTHTYTKKLLSSFTKIPRTDTTQEQNPSPSQRSYSPSLEDSAVQSIKILEEPVAT, encoded by the coding sequence TTGAATAGTTCTTATCCCCTCCTCAAAGTACATAAACTATCCATCCACCACGAATTATTGTCTGGTGAGAAGCACGCTATCGTAGAAGACATTTCCTTCTCCATTGATCCAGGGCATCGATTCGCTCTTGTCGGAGAAAGCGGTTCAGGGAAAACTATGATCTCTAAAGCCATAGCCTCTTTCCTGCCTAAAAAATGTAAAATTTATGCAGGAGAAGTCTTATTCGATAATATTGATGTATCAACGCTATCTCAAAAAGAAGTTCAAAAACTAAGAGGTAAAAGAATTTCCTATATTCCACAAAACGCTATAGGAGCTCTAACACCCTCATTAAAAGTCGGCTATCAATTAATAGAACCTCTGATGTACCACTTAAACTTGACTAAAGAAGAAGCTCTAGACAAAGCCCTAAGTTTATTGGAAAACGTGAAAATTGCTAACCCTAAACGCTGTCTATCCTTATACCCTTTCGAACTTAGTGGCGGTATGAGGCAACGCGTAGTCATAGCCATAGCATTGTCATGTAAACCAGATCTCATCATAGCTGATGAACCTACAACAGCTCTAGACTCTGTTTCCCAGTGGAAAGTTCTTTCTATTCTCAACGACTTGTCTAAAGAGTACCGCTCCTCTCTGCTCCTTATCACACATAACCTATCAATTGTGCCAGAACTATGTGAACATGTCGCTGTCATGAAATCAGGTAAAATAGTTGAAATGGGATCCGTACACAAAGTTTTTTCTAACCCCACACACACTTACACAAAAAAATTACTAAGCTCTTTTACTAAAATTCCACGAACAGATACTACCCAAGAACAGAACCCGTCCCCCTCCCAAAGAAGCTATTCCCCCTCACTGGAAGATTCGGCTGTTCAAAGTATCAAAATCTTAGAAGAACCTGTTGCTACATAA
- a CDS encoding ABC transporter permease — protein MTFIQTASLIFWKKKVPGKKMLLTGVMLLILLTTYAILFSKIFPNYDKTCLEKALNHPCKEFPFGTDGLGRCMLARTTQGVKISMTVALSATVIDLIIGLLWATLSLAGGKRVDFFLMRLTEILHSIPKTLVVILFLLIFNRGFFPVILAMAATGWIPMARIIRNQFFLLNNQGYVLASKAMNASVFHILFHHLLPNTISPILSTMIFTIPSAIYTEAFISFLGLGIQPPRASLGTLVKDGLNAIDYYPWLFFIPATFLIALSIIFNLIGEGTKLMLQKEEYFE, from the coding sequence ATGACTTTTATTCAAACAGCTTCCTTAATTTTTTGGAAAAAGAAGGTCCCTGGGAAAAAAATGCTCCTAACAGGTGTAATGTTATTGATACTACTAACTACTTACGCCATTCTATTTTCTAAAATTTTTCCCAATTATGATAAAACATGCTTAGAAAAAGCTCTCAACCACCCATGTAAAGAGTTTCCCTTCGGAACAGATGGTCTAGGGCGGTGCATGCTAGCGCGCACTACTCAAGGAGTAAAGATATCGATGACCGTAGCCCTATCAGCTACTGTCATCGATTTGATAATCGGATTACTATGGGCCACACTATCATTAGCAGGAGGTAAACGCGTAGATTTCTTCCTCATGCGATTAACAGAAATTTTGCATTCTATCCCTAAAACTCTCGTAGTCATTTTATTTCTCTTAATTTTTAATAGAGGTTTTTTCCCCGTAATTTTAGCTATGGCGGCCACAGGATGGATACCTATGGCAAGAATCATTCGAAATCAATTTTTCCTCCTTAACAATCAAGGATACGTTTTAGCCTCTAAAGCTATGAATGCCAGCGTCTTCCACATCCTCTTTCACCATCTCCTTCCCAATACAATCTCTCCAATTTTATCCACAATGATCTTCACCATCCCCTCGGCGATCTATACTGAAGCTTTTATTAGCTTCCTCGGCCTGGGCATACAACCTCCAAGGGCAAGCTTGGGAACTCTTGTAAAAGATGGTTTAAATGCAATAGACTACTACCCATGGCTTTTCTTTATCCCAGCAACTTTTCTCATTGCTCTTTCTATAATTTTCAATTTAATAGGAGAAGGAACAAAACTTATGCTGCAAAAGGAAGAGTATTTTGAATAG